A single genomic interval of Streptococcus oralis subsp. dentisani harbors:
- a CDS encoding methionine ABC transporter permease — MTEFIQTYLPNVYKMGWAGQAGWGTAIYLTLYMTVLSFIIGGFLGLVAGLFLVLTAPGGVLENKVVFWILDKITSIFRAVPFIILLAIMSPLSHLIVKTSIGPNAALVPLSFAVFAFFARQVQVVLAELDGGVIEAAQASGATFWDIVGVYLSEGLPDLIRVTTVTLISLVGETAMAGAVGAGGIGNVAIAYGFNRFNHDVTVLATIIIILIIFTIQFLGDFLTKKLSHK; from the coding sequence ATGACAGAGTTTATTCAAACTTACTTACCAAATGTCTATAAAATGGGCTGGGCTGGACAAGCCGGCTGGGGAACGGCTATCTACCTAACTCTTTATATGACAGTTCTTTCCTTCATCATCGGAGGGTTCTTGGGGCTGGTGGCAGGTCTTTTCCTCGTCTTGACAGCGCCAGGTGGTGTCTTGGAGAACAAGGTAGTCTTCTGGATTTTAGACAAGATTACCTCTATTTTCCGTGCGGTTCCCTTTATTATCCTCTTGGCAATCATGTCGCCACTGTCTCACTTGATTGTCAAGACTAGCATTGGGCCAAACGCAGCCCTTGTACCCCTTTCTTTTGCAGTCTTTGCCTTCTTTGCCCGTCAGGTGCAGGTTGTCTTGGCTGAGCTGGATGGCGGTGTCATTGAGGCGGCTCAGGCGAGCGGAGCGACCTTCTGGGATATCGTGGGTGTTTACCTATCAGAAGGTCTTCCAGATTTGATCCGTGTGACGACTGTGACCTTAATTTCCCTTGTTGGGGAAACAGCTATGGCCGGTGCGGTTGGAGCTGGTGGTATTGGTAATGTAGCCATTGCTTATGGATTTAACCGTTTCAATCATGATGTGACAGTTCTAGCAACCATTATCATCATCTTGATTATCTTTACGATCCAGTTCTTGGGAGATTTCTTGACCAAGAAATTAAGTCATAAATAA
- the dltD gene encoding D-alanyl-lipoteichoic acid biosynthesis protein DltD, with product MIKLKAFLLSLVLVIATLALLNVTYVKKIDDYYKVKDNSIRYSTSYEKYKSRDILTSNITPNTLVLMGSSELVATINEDYHPNKIFNYNDFNIMQIGTSYSQNIIQATTLGSIEGSMSKRKVAIVESVQWFEKDGTHQDAFLNKASQEHIFHMLDNDKISKETKEKLINRIIEITKGNKQQNDIYKKYKSYFIDGKGTIVDKKLLELDNAMYSFKLKQTFYQKHAKSDYPSLGDKTPDYDWQKMTDQFVEEVKKKTDNNDYAVDNNYYNTYLKDRYASLKDSNKDLSYLESPEYSDMELFLTVAKELGIEVEVIIFPVNGKWNDYTGVSREMREKTYKKIEDVAKSHGATVLNYGNREYDDYFLFDVMHVGVKGWMEVEKELYKFANQAN from the coding sequence ATGATTAAATTAAAAGCATTTTTACTATCGCTTGTGCTCGTAATTGCGACGCTTGCCCTTTTAAATGTGACGTATGTCAAGAAGATTGATGATTATTATAAAGTCAAGGATAACAGTATTCGTTATAGCACCTCGTATGAAAAGTATAAAAGTAGAGATATTCTAACAAGTAATATCACTCCCAATACACTGGTTTTAATGGGTTCCTCAGAGTTGGTTGCGACGATAAATGAAGACTATCATCCCAATAAAATTTTTAACTACAATGATTTTAATATCATGCAGATTGGGACCAGTTATTCACAAAATATCATTCAGGCTACGACCTTGGGTTCTATTGAAGGATCTATGAGTAAGCGAAAAGTGGCCATTGTCGAGTCGGTTCAATGGTTTGAAAAAGATGGGACTCATCAAGATGCCTTTTTGAACAAGGCTTCTCAGGAACATATTTTCCACATGCTAGATAATGACAAGATTAGTAAGGAAACGAAAGAAAAACTAATCAATCGCATTATCGAGATTACCAAGGGGAACAAGCAACAAAATGACATCTACAAAAAATACAAAAGTTATTTCATAGATGGAAAAGGAACCATTGTTGATAAAAAACTATTAGAGTTAGATAACGCGATGTATTCCTTTAAGCTCAAACAGACTTTTTATCAAAAACATGCCAAATCAGATTATCCTTCGCTAGGAGACAAAACCCCAGACTATGATTGGCAGAAGATGACGGATCAGTTTGTGGAAGAGGTCAAAAAGAAAACAGACAATAATGACTATGCTGTTGATAATAACTACTACAATACTTACTTAAAAGACCGCTATGCATCACTGAAAGATTCTAATAAAGATTTGAGTTACCTAGAGTCACCAGAATATTCAGATATGGAACTTTTCTTGACAGTTGCTAAGGAATTGGGCATTGAAGTTGAGGTTATTATTTTCCCAGTAAACGGGAAATGGAACGACTACACTGGTGTCTCAAGAGAAATGCGGGAAAAAACTTATAAAAAAATAGAAGATGTCGCAAAAAGCCATGGTGCAACGGTACTAAACTATGGAAACAGAGAGTATGATGATTACTTTTTATTTGACGTGATGCACGTTGGAGTGAAAGGATGGATGGAAGTTGAAAAAGAACTTTACAAATTTGCAAACCAAGCTAACTAA
- a CDS encoding methionine ABC transporter ATP-binding protein gives MSRDIIKLDQIDVTFHQKKRIITAVKDVTIHIQEGDIYGIVGYSGAGKSTLVRVINLLQKPSAGKITIDNDVIFDGKVTLTAEQLRRKRQDIGMIFQHFNLMSQKTAEENVAFALKHSGLSKEEKKAKVAKLLDLVGLADRAENYPSQLSGGQKQRVAIARALANDPKILISDESTSALDPKTTKQILALLQDLNQKLGLTVVLITHEMQIVKDIANRVAVMQDGRLIEEGSVLEIFSDPKQPLTQDFISTATGIDEAMVKIEKQEIVEHLSENSILVQLKYAGASTDEPLLNELYKHYQVTANILYGNIEILDGTPVGELVVVLSGEKAALAGAQEAIRQAGVQLKVLKGGQ, from the coding sequence ATGAGTAGAGATATTATCAAGTTAGATCAGATCGATGTGACTTTTCACCAAAAGAAGAGAATCATCACAGCGGTCAAGGATGTGACCATTCACATCCAAGAAGGGGATATCTACGGAATCGTTGGATATTCTGGAGCAGGGAAATCAACCCTTGTACGGGTGATTAACCTCTTGCAAAAACCATCTGCTGGGAAAATTACCATTGATAACGACGTCATTTTTGATGGCAAGGTAACCTTGACGGCAGAGCAGTTGCGTCGTAAGCGTCAAGACATTGGGATGATTTTCCAGCATTTTAACCTGATGAGTCAAAAGACAGCAGAGGAAAATGTGGCCTTTGCCCTCAAACACTCTGGACTCAGCAAGGAAGAAAAGAAAGCTAAAGTAGCTAAGTTGTTAGATTTGGTTGGTTTGGCAGATCGTGCTGAAAACTACCCTTCACAACTATCAGGAGGGCAAAAACAGCGTGTGGCCATTGCGCGTGCCTTGGCCAATGATCCGAAAATTTTGATTTCAGACGAGTCAACGTCTGCCCTCGACCCTAAGACAACCAAGCAGATTTTGGCCTTGTTGCAAGATTTGAACCAAAAATTAGGCTTGACCGTTGTCCTGATTACACACGAAATGCAGATTGTCAAAGACATTGCTAACCGTGTGGCAGTTATGCAGGATGGCCGTTTGATTGAAGAAGGTAGTGTCCTTGAAATTTTCTCAGACCCTAAACAACCTTTGACTCAAGACTTCATCTCAACTGCCACAGGTATTGACGAAGCCATGGTCAAGATTGAGAAGCAAGAAATCGTAGAGCATCTATCTGAGAACAGTATCTTAGTGCAACTCAAGTATGCAGGTGCTTCGACAGACGAACCACTTTTGAATGAATTGTACAAACATTACCAAGTAACAGCTAATATTCTCTATGGAAATATCGAAATTCTCGATGGCACTCCTGTTGGAGAATTGGTTGTGGTCTTGTCAGGTGAAAAAGCAGCACTAGCAGGTGCTCAAGAAGCCATCCGTCAGGCTGGTGTCCAGTTAAAAGTATTGAAGGGAGGACAGTAA
- a CDS encoding sensor histidine kinase, whose amino-acid sequence MKNWRQNKMKPFWLHSLLRIYTLVMIVIIASFAVMLSYADWSSREKEAQRVAQRVTTRTVSEIEYYHRESTQLAQELVENRARIEGIYKYFSLSTSDYFYWLLQRKASPYVSVSLYENIDDLYVRNDFVTGVAIVLQDYKEVYVSTREKRSGEKILAEDFKPAANSFAIPVLDPNSDQSLGVIYISLSQDVLYQAIDNTRGLIPVAVTITSPFDTKLFHIGENVVAERENWIVGLTSHGYQVQSAVPKDFVLTGTLTSSAVIVGLSVLFIIILYVTLRQTFSNYQRQVVDLVESIEVIAQGEEGLRIDTSKKDQELLLIAETTNDMLDRLEKNIHDIYQLELSQKDANMRALQAQINPHFMYNTLEFLRMYAVMESQDELADIIYEFSSLLRNNISDERETTLKQELEFCRKYSYLCMVRYPKSVAYGFKIAPELENMKIPKFTLQPLVENYFAHGIDHRRTDNVISIKVLKGQGFVEILVVDNGRGMTAEKLASLQEKLTQRSFEHEASYSGERQSIGIVNVHERFVLYFGDRYQISVESAEQEGVRYRIAIQNE is encoded by the coding sequence ATGAAAAATTGGCGACAAAATAAAATGAAGCCGTTCTGGCTCCACTCGCTCTTGCGCATCTATACCTTGGTGATGATTGTCATCATTGCAAGTTTTGCGGTCATGCTCTCCTATGCTGACTGGAGTTCCCGTGAAAAAGAAGCCCAGCGAGTAGCTCAACGTGTAACGACTCGGACAGTGAGTGAGATTGAATATTACCACAGGGAGTCGACTCAGCTAGCGCAGGAACTGGTTGAAAATCGAGCACGGATAGAGGGGATTTACAAGTATTTTAGTCTGAGTACATCGGATTATTTTTACTGGCTGTTGCAACGCAAAGCGTCTCCCTATGTCTCAGTATCCTTGTATGAAAACATTGATGATTTGTATGTAAGAAATGACTTTGTGACAGGTGTTGCAATTGTTTTGCAAGACTACAAGGAAGTCTACGTTTCTACTAGAGAGAAACGTAGCGGGGAGAAAATTCTTGCTGAGGATTTCAAACCAGCAGCCAATAGTTTTGCCATACCAGTACTTGATCCTAACTCCGATCAGTCTCTAGGTGTTATCTACATTTCTTTATCGCAGGATGTACTTTACCAAGCAATTGATAATACTCGCGGTCTGATTCCTGTGGCCGTGACGATCACCTCCCCTTTTGATACTAAATTGTTTCATATAGGGGAAAATGTAGTAGCTGAACGGGAAAATTGGATTGTAGGTTTGACATCACACGGCTATCAAGTCCAATCAGCAGTTCCTAAGGATTTTGTTCTTACTGGGACTTTAACTAGTTCCGCTGTCATTGTTGGTTTGAGTGTTCTCTTTATTATTATTTTATATGTGACCTTGAGGCAGACCTTCTCCAATTACCAAAGGCAGGTTGTGGACTTGGTGGAGTCTATCGAGGTTATTGCCCAAGGAGAAGAGGGACTTCGGATCGATACCTCTAAAAAAGACCAAGAGTTGCTTCTCATTGCAGAAACCACCAATGATATGTTGGATCGACTGGAAAAAAATATCCATGATATCTATCAGCTAGAGCTTAGTCAGAAAGATGCCAATATGCGGGCCCTGCAAGCTCAAATCAATCCTCACTTCATGTACAATACCTTAGAGTTTCTGCGCATGTATGCCGTCATGGAAAGCCAAGATGAACTGGCGGATATTATCTATGAATTTAGCAGTTTACTACGCAATAATATCTCCGACGAGCGGGAAACGACGCTGAAGCAAGAATTAGAATTTTGTCGCAAATACAGCTATCTCTGTATGGTGCGTTATCCAAAGTCAGTTGCCTATGGCTTTAAGATCGCGCCAGAATTAGAAAATATGAAGATTCCCAAGTTTACACTCCAACCATTGGTAGAAAACTACTTTGCCCACGGTATTGACCACCGCCGAACAGACAATGTGATCAGTATCAAGGTTTTGAAGGGCCAAGGTTTTGTTGAAATCCTAGTGGTAGACAATGGTCGCGGGATGACTGCTGAGAAACTAGCTAGCTTGCAAGAAAAACTAACTCAGAGAAGTTTTGAGCACGAGGCAAGCTATAGCGGAGAGCGGCAATCAATTGGAATAGTCAATGTACACGAACGCTTTGTCCTCTATTTTGGGGATCGCTACCAAATCAGTGTAGAGTCAGCTGAGCAAGAAGGTGTTCGTTACCGTATTGCTATTCAAAATGAATAG
- the dltB gene encoding D-alanyl-lipoteichoic acid biosynthesis protein DltB, producing the protein MNYFEGNEFFLLLFVVLLIGFVVNFFEKRKDYYILGLSLLFAGAIYGKSRAMIVYLLAFIVYQYFLVFLAQRIEAKRLKPLVFLSILPLVINKVFALTSLHLLAFIGISYMSFKTIQIMLEISDGLIKGKISVKDYLQFLLFFPTVSAGPIDRSRRFLKEINEVMSRKEYLELAGDGVYRIVLGLLYKVVLSTYVYQMLLTLNNTGTVVYSIKYMYLYTLYLFFDFAGYSLMAVGSSNILGIQTPMNFNKPFLSVDIKDFWTRWHITLSTWLRDFVFSRVLMQVIRKKWFKNRLHNATYAYMVNMLVMGFWHGLSVSYIVYGFYHGILMAGFEVYQKKSNFYKKNKNKNWYKLLSWFVTMNLVMIGFFIFSGEPYKILLTILKR; encoded by the coding sequence ATGAATTATTTTGAGGGGAATGAGTTCTTCCTTCTCTTGTTTGTAGTTTTACTGATTGGTTTTGTGGTAAACTTTTTTGAAAAACGTAAGGACTACTATATTTTGGGGCTCTCCCTCTTATTTGCAGGAGCTATCTATGGTAAGAGTCGAGCGATGATTGTCTATTTGCTCGCCTTTATCGTTTATCAATATTTTCTGGTTTTTCTAGCACAAAGGATAGAGGCAAAGCGGCTGAAACCACTGGTTTTCCTTTCCATTCTTCCTTTGGTAATCAATAAAGTCTTTGCTCTGACTTCTCTGCATTTGTTGGCCTTTATTGGAATTTCTTACATGTCCTTTAAGACCATTCAGATCATGCTAGAAATATCGGATGGCTTGATCAAAGGAAAAATCAGTGTAAAAGATTATCTACAGTTTTTGCTCTTTTTCCCAACAGTTAGTGCTGGTCCGATTGATCGGAGTAGGAGATTTTTAAAAGAGATAAACGAGGTCATGTCCCGAAAAGAGTATCTAGAGTTAGCAGGGGACGGTGTGTATCGTATCGTTCTAGGCCTTCTTTACAAGGTTGTTTTATCAACCTATGTTTACCAGATGTTACTCACTCTAAATAATACTGGCACAGTCGTTTATTCAATCAAATATATGTACCTCTATACCTTGTATCTGTTCTTTGACTTTGCAGGCTATAGTCTAATGGCCGTTGGAAGTAGTAATATTCTAGGTATTCAGACACCGATGAACTTTAACAAACCTTTCTTGAGTGTCGATATCAAAGATTTCTGGACTAGATGGCATATCACCTTGTCGACCTGGTTGAGAGATTTTGTATTTTCAAGAGTATTGATGCAGGTTATCAGGAAAAAATGGTTTAAAAATAGACTACACAATGCAACCTATGCCTATATGGTCAATATGTTGGTCATGGGTTTTTGGCATGGTCTTAGTGTTAGTTACATTGTCTATGGTTTTTACCATGGGATTTTGATGGCTGGATTTGAAGTGTATCAAAAGAAAAGCAATTTTTATAAGAAAAATAAAAACAAAAACTGGTATAAGCTGCTAAGTTGGTTTGTGACCATGAATTTGGTTATGATTGGTTTCTTTATCTTTTCAGGTGAACCCTATAAAATCTTACTGACGATTTTAAAGAGATAA
- the nrdI gene encoding class Ib ribonucleoside-diphosphate reductase assembly flavoprotein NrdI has translation MKKISLVYISLSGNTESFVTRLKDYLLSQYEGIEVQKIHIKDLVKEGQEFFEMDHPYVAFLPTYLEGGNGVDNGDVEILTTPVGDFIAYGDNASKCFGVVGSGNRNFNNQYCLTAKQYSQRFGFPVLADFEMRGMLGDIKKVAAIIADLYGLDSES, from the coding sequence ATGAAAAAAATATCCTTAGTGTATATCAGTTTGAGCGGGAATACAGAGAGTTTTGTAACCCGACTTAAGGACTATCTCTTGTCTCAGTACGAAGGGATTGAGGTCCAAAAGATTCATATCAAGGATCTAGTCAAGGAAGGTCAAGAATTCTTTGAGATGGATCACCCTTATGTCGCCTTTTTACCAACTTATCTAGAAGGTGGAAATGGTGTCGATAACGGTGATGTTGAGATTCTAACGACTCCAGTGGGCGACTTTATCGCTTATGGAGACAATGCTAGTAAGTGTTTTGGGGTAGTGGGATCTGGTAATCGCAATTTTAATAACCAATACTGTCTGACTGCCAAGCAGTACAGCCAGCGCTTTGGTTTCCCTGTATTGGCTGACTTTGAAATGCGTGGCATGCTGGGAGATATTAAAAAGGTCGCAGCGATTATCGCGGACTTATATGGATTGGATTCAGAAAGTTAG
- a CDS encoding response regulator transcription factor, which produces MYKVLLVDDEYMVTEGLKRLIPFEKWDMQVVATANHADDALDYVKENPVDVIISDVNMPDKTGLEMIKEMKELLPDTYYILLSGYQEFDYVKKAMNLSVVDYLVKPVDKVELSHLLEKIARQLQEKVEQSQTLSQELDEAGFTNYLAGKDSWWIGLSKEKQGSFTIPYYVLGQDWQIFISDQALDGIVVTPFEAPYQQAFEKWKINAEKALFYGSVNLEKSESLFAYYEPIYRVIIQGNINQIIEELTLLEKVVLENTPRVAITKQLFTQFVMDVFHLFEHLKADDMTEIVKAIHAINSFEELVAYIKETLTKFFGQYRMNENVVSVLEVIGRDYQKELSLKDISKDLFINPVYLGQLIKRETNSTFAELLNKQRIKAAQQLLLSTNDSIEDVCYAVGYSNVGYFYKVFRKLCGKSPKAYRKQVESSL; this is translated from the coding sequence ATGTATAAAGTTTTATTAGTAGACGACGAGTATATGGTGACAGAGGGGCTCAAGCGATTAATCCCCTTTGAAAAATGGGATATGCAAGTCGTCGCAACAGCCAATCACGCAGATGATGCTTTAGACTATGTCAAGGAAAATCCAGTAGATGTGATCATTTCTGATGTCAATATGCCAGATAAGACAGGGCTTGAGATGATCAAGGAGATGAAGGAGCTGCTTCCAGATACCTATTATATCTTGCTGTCAGGTTATCAGGAGTTTGACTACGTCAAAAAAGCCATGAATCTTAGTGTCGTGGATTATCTGGTCAAGCCAGTGGATAAGGTGGAGTTGAGTCATCTATTAGAAAAAATTGCGCGACAGCTTCAAGAAAAGGTGGAGCAAAGCCAAACTCTCAGCCAAGAATTGGATGAGGCAGGATTTACCAACTATTTAGCAGGTAAAGACAGCTGGTGGATAGGTCTTTCAAAGGAAAAACAAGGATCTTTCACTATTCCTTACTATGTTTTAGGTCAAGACTGGCAGATTTTTATCTCTGATCAAGCACTAGATGGAATCGTAGTAACGCCTTTTGAAGCACCCTACCAACAAGCCTTTGAAAAATGGAAGATCAACGCAGAAAAAGCCCTCTTTTACGGTTCTGTTAATCTAGAAAAATCCGAGAGTTTATTTGCTTATTACGAACCGATTTATCGCGTGATTATCCAAGGAAATATAAATCAAATCATTGAAGAATTAACCCTACTGGAGAAGGTTGTCTTAGAGAACACACCGCGCGTGGCTATCACCAAACAACTCTTTACTCAGTTTGTCATGGATGTCTTCCACTTGTTTGAGCACTTAAAAGCGGATGATATGACCGAGATTGTCAAAGCCATCCATGCTATTAACTCTTTTGAAGAATTGGTTGCCTATATCAAAGAAACCTTGACCAAATTCTTTGGCCAGTACCGCATGAATGAAAACGTGGTCAGTGTCCTAGAGGTGATTGGGCGTGATTATCAGAAAGAGCTCTCGCTTAAGGATATTAGCAAAGATCTCTTTATCAATCCTGTCTATCTCGGTCAGTTAATCAAGCGAGAAACCAACTCAACCTTTGCTGAACTGCTCAACAAACAGCGCATCAAGGCGGCGCAACAGCTCTTGCTTTCAACCAATGATAGTATTGAAGATGTTTGCTATGCCGTTGGTTACAGTAACGTCGGTTATTTCTACAAGGTTTTCCGTAAATTGTGCGGAAAATCACCAAAAGCTTATCGCAAACAAGTCGAAAGTTCCCTGTAA
- a CDS encoding MptD family putative ECF transporter S component: MKKNILTTLLAVVLYFLCLGIGVVLGHLVDSTGNMFYAPAFSALVGGSVYMLLLAKVPRFGAITTLGLFMALFFLASKHGAGAFLPAIACGLAADAIAHLGNYKDRIKNTLSFLVFAFSTSGPIFLMWIRPKAYVATLLARGKSQEYIDRIMVAPELDKIFLFVASILLCALIGAVVGQFLNQKIADKT, encoded by the coding sequence ATGAAGAAAAATATCTTAACTACCCTCTTAGCCGTCGTCCTCTACTTCCTCTGTCTAGGAATCGGAGTAGTACTTGGGCACTTGGTGGATTCAACGGGCAATATGTTCTATGCACCTGCCTTTTCTGCCCTTGTCGGGGGTAGCGTCTACATGCTTCTTTTGGCAAAGGTTCCTCGTTTTGGAGCGATTACCACTCTCGGACTCTTTATGGCTCTCTTTTTTCTAGCTAGTAAACACGGCGCTGGCGCTTTTCTACCAGCTATCGCCTGCGGTCTTGCAGCAGATGCCATCGCTCATCTCGGCAATTACAAAGATCGAATCAAAAACACCCTCTCCTTCCTCGTCTTTGCTTTTAGTACAAGTGGCCCTATCTTCCTCATGTGGATCCGTCCCAAAGCTTACGTGGCTACCTTACTCGCGCGTGGAAAATCCCAAGAATACATTGACCGTATCATGGTCGCTCCAGAGCTAGACAAAATTTTTCTCTTTGTCGCAAGCATTCTCCTTTGTGCCTTGATTGGGGCTGTGGTTGGGCAATTTCTAAATCAAAAAATAGCTGATAAAACATAA
- a CDS encoding M20 family metallopeptidase — translation MVFPSEQEQIEKFEKDHVAQHYFEVLRTLISKKSVFAQQVGLKEVANYLGEIFKRVGAEVEIDETYTAPFVMAHFKSSRPDAKTLIFYNHYDTVPADGDQVWTEDPFTLSVRNGFMYGRGVDDDKGHITARLSALRKYMQHHDDLPVNISFIMEGAEESASMDLDKYLEKHADKLRGADLLVWEQGTKNALEQLEISGGNKGIVTFDAKVKSADVDIHSSYGGVVESAPWYLLQALQSLRAADGRILVEGLYEEVQEPNERELALVDTYAQRNPEEISRIYGLELPLLQEDRAAFLKRFFFEPALNIEGIQSGYQGQGVKTILPAEASAKLEVRLVPGLEPHDVLEKIRKQLDKNGFDKVELYYTLGEMSYRSDMSAPAILNVIELAKKFYPQGVSVLPTTAGTGPMHTVFDALEVPMVAFGLGNANSRDHGGDENVRIADYYTHIELVEELIRSYE, via the coding sequence ATGGTTTTTCCTAGTGAACAAGAACAGATTGAAAAATTTGAAAAGGATCATGTAGCTCAACATTATTTTGAAGTCTTGCGCACCTTAATTTCCAAGAAATCAGTCTTTGCCCAGCAGGTTGGACTTAAGGAAGTCGCAAACTATCTGGGTGAGATTTTCAAGCGCGTAGGGGCTGAAGTAGAGATTGATGAGACTTATACGGCTCCCTTTGTCATGGCGCATTTCAAGAGTTCGCGTCCAGATGCTAAGACCTTGATCTTCTATAACCACTATGACACCGTGCCAGCGGATGGTGACCAGGTGTGGACAGAGGATCCTTTTACCCTTTCTGTGCGCAATGGCTTTATGTATGGGCGTGGAGTTGACGACGACAAGGGGCATATCACGGCTCGTTTGAGTGCTTTGAGAAAATACATGCAACACCATGATGACCTACCTGTCAATATTAGCTTTATCATGGAAGGGGCAGAGGAGTCTGCTTCCATGGATCTAGATAAGTATTTAGAGAAACACGCAGACAAACTTCGTGGGGCGGACTTGCTAGTCTGGGAACAAGGTACAAAGAACGCCTTGGAGCAGCTGGAAATCTCTGGCGGAAACAAGGGGATTGTGACATTTGATGCTAAGGTAAAAAGTGCTGATGTGGATATCCACTCGAGTTATGGTGGAGTTGTGGAGTCAGCACCATGGTATCTCCTCCAAGCCCTACAGTCTCTTCGAGCTGCAGATGGTCGTATCTTGGTTGAAGGTTTGTACGAAGAAGTACAAGAGCCAAATGAACGAGAACTAGCCTTGGTGGATACTTACGCCCAACGCAATCCTGAGGAAATCAGTCGCATTTATGGCTTGGAATTGCCTCTCTTACAAGAGGATCGTGCAGCCTTTCTAAAACGGTTCTTTTTTGAACCTGCACTCAATATAGAAGGAATCCAGTCTGGCTATCAAGGTCAGGGTGTTAAGACTATTTTGCCAGCAGAAGCCAGTGCTAAGCTAGAGGTTCGTTTGGTTCCTGGCTTAGAACCGCATGATGTTCTGGAAAAAATTCGGAAACAGCTAGACAAAAATGGCTTTGATAAGGTAGAATTATACTATACCTTGGGAGAGATGAGCTATCGAAGCGATATGAGTGCACCAGCCATTCTTAATGTGATCGAGTTGGCCAAGAAATTCTATCCACAGGGCGTTTCGGTCTTGCCGACAACAGCGGGGACAGGGCCTATGCATACGGTCTTTGATGCCCTAGAGGTACCAATGGTGGCCTTCGGTCTAGGAAATGCCAATAGCCGAGACCATGGTGGAGATGAAAATGTGCGAATCGCCGATTACTACACCCATATTGAATTAGTAGAGGAGCTGATTAGAAGCTATGAGTAG
- a CDS encoding YesL family protein, whose product MGKFLEFVFNRFFLGMIATAFFWLLTLAGGVVFGLAPASATLMSLYAEHGYTYRAYSLKEAWELYKSNFVKSNLAFYSFVLVDLVLVYGLYLLVQLPHQTIFHLLATFLNILVVAFVFLAYTVSLKLQVHYELSYRNTVKLALIGIFMNLPAIAKVLFGTVMLVGIGYYMPALLSFVGIGMWHFFISDMLEPVYESIHEKLATK is encoded by the coding sequence ATGGGAAAGTTTCTAGAATTCGTCTTTAATCGTTTCTTTTTAGGAATGATTGCGACGGCTTTTTTCTGGTTATTAACACTAGCAGGAGGTGTGGTCTTTGGTTTGGCACCAGCTAGTGCAACTCTTATGAGTTTATATGCGGAGCACGGTTATACTTATCGAGCTTATAGTTTGAAAGAAGCTTGGGAATTGTATAAGAGTAACTTTGTCAAGAGTAACCTAGCTTTCTATAGTTTTGTACTTGTAGATCTAGTCTTAGTCTATGGTTTGTACCTTTTGGTTCAATTGCCTCATCAGACTATCTTCCATCTCTTGGCAACCTTTCTCAATATCCTTGTTGTTGCCTTTGTTTTTTTGGCTTATACCGTTTCATTGAAACTCCAAGTTCACTATGAGCTCTCTTATCGAAATACTGTAAAACTCGCTCTTATCGGAATTTTTATGAATTTGCCGGCAATTGCCAAGGTTTTATTTGGTACGGTCATGCTTGTAGGAATTGGTTACTATATGCCCGCCTTGCTTTCCTTCGTAGGAATTGGGATGTGGCATTTCTTTATCAGTGATATGTTGGAACCCGTATATGAAAGTATCCATGAAAAATTGGCGACAAAATAA
- a CDS encoding ABC transporter permease, with the protein MKKKPIYLWVLLVLSALISAMSLFGILSPVPSKETLGASQAQVQGASAQQLEDTINYLHKTAELSHSTVNIVLIILSAILVVAGIVLLVRNHLQYANYAYIAYVLLAIVGSIYTYMGMQDAVQAIRDETLRLGTEVLGKGTTILFVVINVLFLAIVFYKMWRQQKDLSEEVETEELA; encoded by the coding sequence ATGAAAAAGAAACCAATTTATCTTTGGGTTTTATTAGTTCTATCAGCATTGATTTCAGCTATGTCTTTGTTTGGAATACTAAGTCCAGTTCCTAGTAAAGAAACACTAGGTGCCAGTCAAGCTCAAGTTCAAGGTGCTAGCGCCCAACAACTAGAGGATACGATTAATTATCTACATAAGACAGCTGAATTATCGCATTCGACTGTTAACATCGTTTTGATTATTTTATCTGCGATTTTAGTAGTCGCAGGTATTGTGCTCTTGGTTCGTAATCATTTGCAATATGCAAATTATGCTTACATTGCTTATGTTTTGCTTGCCATTGTTGGTTCGATTTATACTTACATGGGTATGCAAGATGCTGTACAAGCTATCCGTGATGAAACTTTGCGACTAGGGACAGAAGTCCTTGGAAAGGGAACAACGATTTTATTTGTTGTTATCAATGTCCTCTTCCTTGCCATTGTCTTTTACAAGATGTGGCGTCAACAAAAAGATTTGTCTGAGGAAGTCGAAACAGAAGAGCTCGCATAA